From one Salmo salar chromosome ssa09, Ssal_v3.1, whole genome shotgun sequence genomic stretch:
- the marc1 gene encoding mitochondrial amidoxime-reducing component 1, with amino-acid sequence MFFNKEVLINAFTENKKALLLAGGAGLTAVGLGLGYKYFLKPEKVVRVGVVSQLLIHPLKSGKAVSVALAECQQIGLKYGELQDRHWLVITEDGHFVTGRQEPRLVLVSLTSEGGQTCLNGPDMEELKFPLLQPDNPVIDCRVFSTDIQGRDCGDEASSWLTRYLGAGKTYRLVHFEPHMTHRRSADNEPLFPRNEKIVYPDLGPIMLLSEASVKDLSSRLEKEVTVARFRPSIVVSDCEAFDEDSWEDIQIGNVRLHRVMACGRCISTTVDPETGVITRKQPLDTLKSYRMCDPSQKNIYKAAPLFGQMYIVSKTGVLQVGDLVYKTSH; translated from the exons ATGTTCTTTAATAAAGAAGTGTTAATTAATGCGTTCACAGAGAATAAGAAAGCCCTGTTGTTAGCTGGAGGCGCTGGTCTTACTGCTGTCGGACTCGGACTGGGGTATAAGTATTTTCTCAAGCCGGAGAAAGTTGTCCGTGTGGGAGTTGTGTCACAGCTGCTCATTCACCCACTGAAGTCCGGGAAAGCCGTGTCCGTGGCCCTTGCAGAATGTCAACAGATTGGTTTGAAGTACGGCGAACTACAAGATCG GCACTGGCTGGTGATCACTGAGGATGGTCATTTTGTGACGGGCAGACAGGAGCCTCGCCTTGTTCTCGTATCTCTGACCAGTGAGGGGGGGCAGACGTGTCTGAACGGACCAGACATGGAGGAGCTCAAGTTCCCCCTACTGCAGCCCGACAACCCTGTCATCGACTGCAG AGTGTTTAGTACAGACATCCAGGGCAGGGACTGTGGAGACGAGGCGTCTAGCTGGCTGACCCGCTACCTGGGGGCAGGTAAAACCTATCGCCTGGTGCACTTTGAACCCCACATGACACACAGGAGATCAGCGGATAACGAGCCTCTCTTTCCTCGCAATGAAAAG ATAGTGTACCCTGACCTTGGCCCGATCATGCTGCTGTCTGAAGCCTCTGTGAAGGACTTGAGCAGTAGGCTGGAGAAGGAGGTCACGGTGGCACGGTTCCGACCCAGCATCGTTGTCAGTGATTGTGAGGCTTTTGATGAG GATTCTTGGGAAGATATCCAGATTGGCAATGTGCGGCTGCACCGCGTGATGGCGTGTGGAag ATGCATCTCTACCACGGTTGACCCTGAAACAGGAGTCATCACCAGGAAACAGCCACTGGACACACTCAAAAG CTATCGAATGTGTGACCCATCCCAGAAGAACATCTACAAGGCAGCTCCACTGTTTGGACAGATGTATATCGTCAGCAAGACTGGGGTACTCCAGGTTGGAGATTTGGTGTACAAGACCAGCCACTGA
- the LOC123744785 gene encoding uncharacterized protein: protein MERKTTNQTVPVLRGLGEEPPWPQPSLGEEPPWPQAESGRGASLAASRVWERSLLGRKQSLGEEPPWPQAESGRGASLAASRVWERSLLGRKQSLGEEPPWPQAESGRGASLAASRVWERSLLGRKQSLGEEPPWPQAESGRGASLAASRVWERSLLGRKQSLIETPGPPDWRSGLRHCIAVLEASLQTWVRSQAVSQSAATGTPMRRRTIGPASSGLGEGLAGRDVVVPSRCSNSCGRCLAHAH, encoded by the exons ATGGAAAGGAAAACAACCAATCAAACAGTGCCTGTGTTGAGAGG TCTGGGAGAGGAGCCTCCTTGGCCGCAGCCGAGTCTGGGAGAGGAGCCTCCTTGGCCGCAAGCAGAGTCTGGGAGAGGAGCCTCCTTGGCCGCAAGCAGAGTCTGGGAGAGGAGCCTCCTTGGCCGCAAGCAGAGTCTGGGAGAGGAGCCTCCTTGGCCGCAAGCAGAGTCTGGGAGAGGAGCCTCCTTGGCCGCAAGCAGAGTCTGGGAGAGGAGCCTCCTTGGCCGCAAGCAGAGTCTGGGAGAGGAGCCTCCTTGGCCGCAAGCAGAGTCTGGGAGAGGAGCCTCCTTGGCCGCAAGCAGAGTCTGGGAGAGGAGCCTCCTTGGCCGCAAGCAGAGTCTGGGAGAGGAGCCTCCTTGGCCGCAAGCAGAGTCTGGGAGAGGAGCCTCCTTGGCCGCAAGCAGAGTCTGGGAGAGGAGCCTCCTTGGCCGCAAGCAGAGTCTG ATAGAAACGCCAGGTCCTCCCgactggcgcagcggtctaagacactgcatcgcagtactagaggcgtcactacagacctgggttcgatcgcaGGCTGTGTCGCAATCGGCAGCGACCGGgacacccatgaggcggcgcacaattggcccagcgtcgtccgggttaggggagggtttggccggccgggatgtcgttgtcccatcgcgctgtagcaactcctgtggcaggTGCCtggcgcatgcacactga